One Pelmatolapia mariae isolate MD_Pm_ZW linkage group LG1, Pm_UMD_F_2, whole genome shotgun sequence genomic window, gacgccaggtcctaggaggttaaaaggAGTACATCTTGAAAGGTTTATTCTGTTCAAAGAGAATAAACCTTTACCttgctttttttgaaaaatgttctCCAGCTCTTATGTATTTTGTTATGGTTCAGATGTACAGAAGCATATTTTTAATGCCTGGTTTAATTGCCATGCCTGTCACAGTAGTTTGTTTTAGATGAAGTGATGAGAAATGGGTATGTAGTTAtctgtgcttttgtgttttctagGGCCGCTACATGGAAGGCAGACACTGCCTCTCAGCAGCTACTGTTATTTCTGATTTGGCGGGCGAGGTTCCTTCTGAGGCTGCAGCACAAGAGAGTAATTATCTATACCAACTTAATTGAAATACTTATTAATGCTCATTTGCTTTTGTACCCATCATCAGCTACACTGAGTCAAACAGGAGAAAATGCAACTGTGTCCCAAAGTGGACAACTTAAAATTCTTGTCCTCGGCATGGTCCGTGTAAACCCGTCATGCCGTCCTTACATCATACAGACATATTTCCTCTTTGTTCTCTATCTCGTGGCATATCTCAACATCTTTTTCTCTTCTGGTCTGACCCAGATGAGGCAGAGAGTGAACGCAGGGAACATCTAAGACAGAAGAGAGCAGAGATTGCAAGATGTTGGATAAAATACTGTTTGAACCTCCTGCAGGATGCCAAGAAGCAGCTAGAGGTACCTCATAGATGTGTGTGGCTTTATTGTGTTTGTTGTGACACCAACCACAAAAACTTTATCAGCAGAATGTCATGTCtcagttaaaacattttttttaagcactGTCATGTCAAGTTGACCGTTCTTGGTCTTAGAATATTTTGTCATGTGGAAcatctgtttttctgtgtgtttatctCTTTCTGCATCTTTAATCTGcactggtgttttgtttttatcttaaaatgcagtctgtttgcatgtgtttctgCATATTCAGGACAACATCGGTGAGCTGGATACCGATCGTCAGGAGGAACTGAAGAGAGCTAGACGacgtgaggaggaggaagaagaaaagggcAGGAAGAGTGCTCTGCTGTTTGGCTCTGAAGACACCTTTGACTCTATTGCTAGCATTGAAGAGAAGGTCTGTATCTTGTGCCAGATAATTCTTCTGCTGATACTAAAACTGTAAATATTGTAGGTATTATTGTTAAGAAGAATAATGCTACTGGTTCTGCATGGTGCTGCAGGCCTTGCAGACAGTGTGTTTACAGAGTCTCACTCATTTTTTACTGAGGGGAGAGTTCAAAAATCTCGCTATTAAGGAAGAATGAAGCATAGCcttttgtaaaataataatcCAGCTAATACAGAAGGAGCAATCAAATTAATTAGCTTTCTTATTTGCAGGTGATGTGTTTGTTCCCCTTGGACTTCACTGAGGCCAGATCTGTATTCTTGGTAGGACAGAATCATGTCACACAggtatgtgtacatatatatatatatacacacacacacacacacacagtggtgaAAAGATCATATAAGCAAACAGACACACCCAACAAGGTTCCACAATAATTCACTATAATCCCATACAAGATGTACAGATAATCATTCAACTCTGTGACATACGAAAATGCAgcatacaaacatacacatttttttgtttttggctaGCATTTATAAGCCCAAGCAGCACTCCAAGATACTACTGTATATGTCAAGGGTGTTAAACATAAGGCACAGGGGTCAGAATTGACCCTCTAAATACAGCCCACTGGACGGCTTTGGAAAATCTGAAGAATGGCATAGTGGTATTTTCATATGTTTTACAGCTTTCTGTGGTAAAGACCATTAATACCAAAACCAAACTAActaagtaataaataaacaatgaaatgattaaaaaaaaaagtacctgTTTTTTCACTATTTATGATTgaagtatatattttttttgttttgttttttataatgtgtcCTCACTTAAAAAATGAACCAAAAACAGGACAATCAACAACctatttttctgtaattttacatgcCTATCACTTACAGTTTAGTCATAAAAAGTCATGTTGACAGATTTCTTGGATTTGCTGCAGCGATCTTTCTTCATCATGTAGAAAACCTGAAACTTTCTGTTGAAACTCTTGGATTCAATGGGGCTGTACACTGACAGAAAAGGGAGTTTCACTTGTTTCACTTAAAACCAAAGTAGGCTGGATGTGGCCCACTGTCTAAAATGACTTTGACACCCTTACTGTATCCAATGAGACTTTATTTCACATTACAGTTgatctgtcattttatttctaaCTGACGCAAAAATTAAGTGCACATCTTAAAGACTAAAAATCCTGAGTTAGATTTGATCCAAGTTTCGTGTTTACCCTCGTTTAAATATTTTCTGCTGTGAACGTGTGAGAAAGAAACGGCAACCACTGAACCCACAACGTGTATTTAAAGCCGTACTTTTTGGTGGTCCTGAAATGTGTACGTGGGTGTTGTGACCCAGTGGTTAATGTGTGAGGTTGGCTTTAAGGTTGCTTTTATATTATAGAAAAAGCAATAGTTCCCCACCCAGATTCACTCATAAAGAGAAGCATGAGGaagggaattttttttcttgttaggtgaattttttttttctttttttgactgTATCTCTATTGTTTCACTCTGAAAGGCCAAGGACTACTTTCAGATGGATGGCTATGTGACAGACCACATAGAGATTTTGCAGGATCACAGTGCTCTGTTCCGATCCCTGGCCTTCTTTGAAGAGGATCTGGAGCGGCGCTGTAAGATGCACAAACGAAGGGTGGACATGCTGGAGCCGATCTGCAACGGTACTTCTTTAAAGACACTGTCATGTCTTTTCTAATGAAGTTTAGTTGAGGAAGAACAGAGGCAAATAACCAATTAGctgatttaacttttttttccttctctgtaGACTTGAACGCACAGTACTACCTAATGATCCGCAGACAGTTGATGTTCGAATTGGCTGAGACCTACAATGAAATGATGGACCTAAAACTTGCATTGGCCAACCGACAAGCAGACACGCAGTCTCTAGATAACCACACCATTAAGAAATTTAACCATCTCTGCTCTGCCTCTGCCAAGTAAGTACTTTTTTATTCGTTCTCTGTGGGTCTGTATTACTCATGTCTGAGTAATTTCTGTATCTTCTTCTCTTCAGGTACTTCCAGATGTTCTTAGACTCTCTGTGTTCCCCAGAAGGGAAATTTCCAGAGCGCCTGGAGGAGGAGGTTCTCAGACCAGCTCTGGTCGCACGCTTCAGAGTGGCTCGACTACACAGCCGACTCATCAGCACCTCACCTACTGTTCAACTGGACAACCTAAACAAATCTCTAGAAAACTACAAGTATGATTATTCATCCAGCACTTTGGCAGTCAGATATAAAATTAGTTGGCAGGACTTTAAGATTAgagcaaaaaacataaaatagaaaataagaCTTATTTAGATCAACTGCATCCTGCTAGTTGCCATGATGTTTGATTTTCCATCTTCCACCTGTTGTGTAGGTATGTGGTGCAGTATTGTGAGGCCAACCCTGAGGCAGGAGCCGCCGTGGAGACAGAGCTGGAGCTGAGTAAGGAGATGGTCGGGCTCCTCCCTCTCAAAATCAACCGCCTCAAAGCAAGGATGGCCTCAAACAACTGAAAGACTCCACTCTTTACGTCACTTGCTTACTAATCCGGTTAAAGTCATCATTTTGAGGCGCTCATCGGACACTCCCATCTAAAAACTGAATGGAAACTGACTGATTTCTGTGTTTATATTGGCTTCTTTTTGTGCAGTGGGCATGCTGCTTTCACTGTTGAATACATACCCGGCTGTAAATACCTGCTCGCCGCTGTGAAGTAACCTTTGTGGTTAATTTACCTTTAACTCTTATTACAAAGAAAATGCATCCTGTTAAACATTAATAAGAAAACACAAGTGTCTCTTTTGTATTACTAATAAGTTGAAACTGATGGGTATGTTATGAAAACAACATCTTTGGATCAAATGGGTGACAATCTGATCTCATTTTTCACTCTAGTTCATTTCTCTCCTCCTAACTGCAGTGGAAGAGAGTACAACAAACCAAACAGCCGCAGCCTTTGTAGgtttaaaactaaaatatcAGATGCTGCTATTGCaaaacagtgttttgtttttttattttgttaaattgtaatttgttttaaatttttactATTCCAGCACCCTCTGGCCTCTGACCCTAGTCTGATTAATACACGCTTTCTAATGTTAATCATATTGGTTTTAATTTATTGTGGCTTTATTTTCTATAAAGCACTCAGTGCACTACAAGTGTCTGATGGTGAAATAAGTGTGATGGCGTACTGCGACCAGCCTGAGGTCACGTTAAGAGAGTTCATCTATTTTGTGCTACTGACTGACAAGACGACCATTAATGAGTGGACTTGATCACACTGGTGTTAGCTTAGTAGACATTATAATTTGCATAATGTGAGGTTCATTTTTCTTCCTGTCTGAGGAACCTTATCACCCAGTTTTTATGCACAACCTATAGCGATTAGTGATATAAAACCAATGAGCTAATTCACACTTGTACCACATTAGCaacatgttcttgttttttgagtttttgggGGAGTTTTgggttccttttttttttttacttgcagtGAGAACCTAAGTGTTAAACCGACTTTTTTTCTGGTATGCCTTCATGTAACACAAGGCTGCTTTAACACAAGGTGGGGCTCTGAGTAACAAACTAAAATTATCTCAATTTTGGGTGTCGATGACTTTAAGGACTATACTATTAAGCCAGATTATTCAATTGCTTAATGCAGAGAAATGTCTAAAGCTGTGTCTGTTAAAATGTCTTGACTTCACTGTGACTATGTGATGGcctataaaaaaagaaaagtgcatGTGCTCTTCTTTTTGTCGAGTTCgtatttcttctttctttgttcttcCGCCTGTCATTTGCACTCCAGTCAGTTTATACCTCAATATTACCAATTTACCTCAAGAGGTTTTACATTCTATACATGTTACAGGGCTACATATTTACCACTATGTGCAGCTAAACTGAAGTGTGTTAGGCGACACAGCTTCATTCCTAGAAGCTATTTACAGTAAACATGATGGATTTGGGGTTAACTGAAGTTAGCTGAATCCTTAGAATGTGTTGCAACAGAGGTCAGATGTGTGGGCCGTCAAACCACTGATTGCCAACTAGATATGCAGTTATGTATCTTCCCTAGCAGTGAAGCGATATGGCAGTCACAGAACTGATGactaacttttttgtttaaaCTGTTAATCTGAGTTTAACTAAGTCATCAAATATCTTGTCATTACTCTACATAGTTTCAGACAAATGGAAAGAAACACAACGAATAGGTTTCCTCACAAAGTTATGTATCACAAATCCATGTCGTAATATTTCCAAAGAACCAACATCTATTTACCACATTTATTTTGGGAAATAACAAACATCGTTACATCCCTTACCCTCTGCGTCAGCTCCTTATACAAACCCACGTACACAAGCATGCAAATAAAAATACTTTGCCATAAGAGAGTATTTGTGATTTTATCACATTATGTAAAAGCATACCACAGCCCAATTTGTGATTTCATGCTCCCCATTTAATACTTGTCAAAACATGCACTGGCAAACCTGCTCAGCATCACACAATTACCACTAATAGACTGTGAGCAAGAACCTGTTCAAGAGCGCTTAGCGGAAAATGCTGCACACTTACGGAGAAATATTCAGGCTTATAGAAATTCCAGGTTCTTGTTTACATTCATGTGAAAAGAAAGTTTTTACAAGATTGTTTTCAGAGGAATCAAGAGGGTCAGGAGTAGcaaggtgctgctaatcaaatgtagACAAGAGCAATGGACTGTGAGGTGATCAACGATCATggtcaaggaactgacctcacagtccattgttcattcagttggctagtttcagttatttgtaaatgtactgttta contains:
- the kifbp gene encoding KIF-binding protein, encoding MASFNSNEWRAICDKFTNAQNLTEIESRNDPENDPFRSKYKARELLREIYCSLKNFEAGEGEEEGGGESGDQRPTEQPVDGQREDLFGQGFSGDSPAGLRAARLGAVEYYLGVNHVDTEELSAGQEHLMNCMKLLERCRVSSPNVSLFIHVRNQLGILWAGRDETETAQGFLETAESIYQRYMKEDGSPPTDMTEYFAAEENLLTHQERIKRFELAYTHTMYYLAQVYKNLGQTERAATYCHTTLQRQLQLNQFTPMEWALNAATLSQYYITKGRYMEGRHCLSAATVISDLAGEVPSEAAAQENEAESERREHLRQKRAEIARCWIKYCLNLLQDAKKQLEDNIGELDTDRQEELKRARRREEEEEEKGRKSALLFGSEDTFDSIASIEEKVMCLFPLDFTEARSVFLVGQNHVTQAKDYFQMDGYVTDHIEILQDHSALFRSLAFFEEDLERRCKMHKRRVDMLEPICNDLNAQYYLMIRRQLMFELAETYNEMMDLKLALANRQADTQSLDNHTIKKFNHLCSASAKYFQMFLDSLCSPEGKFPERLEEEVLRPALVARFRVARLHSRLISTSPTVQLDNLNKSLENYKYVVQYCEANPEAGAAVETELELSKEMVGLLPLKINRLKARMASNN